In Phaseolus vulgaris cultivar G19833 chromosome 10, P. vulgaris v2.0, whole genome shotgun sequence, a single genomic region encodes these proteins:
- the LOC137817933 gene encoding uncharacterized protein: MSMQQVMEMMRGLQDEMAESRVEEERMQADLAASRARNEELHHVNEELCRGLSNNQGQREQDETERLTPPREFSTPFSQEILDAVIPNTFAGPKDLIVMPNIAERLRRPAKTDKVLGPRKDSWCEFHEAFGHHIDNCLSLGYQLDELVRDGFLKDYVAEPATTATLPAPAEKQTHEMPVLGEVHTIAGGFFDGGPTASQRKKYAWGVNSIEERISGNPWESDLVFTGADLQDVVPHDNDPVVISVVTAGRKVYRVLVDQGSSADVMFWSTFSKLRLSPDLLRPYTGCLYGFADNQVEVRGYLKLRTTFTDGTASRTESIRYLVVNANSAYNILLGRPALNRLNAVASTRHMKMKLPDLSGKVIVIKSDKEEA; encoded by the exons atgtccatgcagcaggtcatggaaatgatgcgggggctgcaggatgaGATGGCGGAATCGAGGGTGGAagaagaacgcatgcaggctgATCTAGCAGCCTCGCGTGCgagaaacgaagagctccatcATGTAAATGAAGAGTTGTGCCGGGGTTTGAGCAATAACCAAGGGCAACGTGAACAAGATGAGACCGAGcgtctcaccccaccaagggagttttccacacccttctcgcaggagatcctggaTGCAgtaatccccaacacgttcgcgggacccaag gatttgattgtcatgcccaatatagctgaaaggttgaggcgaccggcgaagactgacaaggtgttagggcctcgcaaggactcgtggtgcgagttccacgaagcTTTTGGTCATCACATCGACAACTGCCTGTCGCTGGGgtaccagctagatgagttggtgagagacgggtttctgaaggattatgtcgcagagccTGCCACGACCGCGACCCTGCCAGCACCAGCGGAAAAACAAACGCACGAGATGCCTGTCCTCGGCgaagtccacaccattgctggtggCTTTTTCgacggaggacccaccgcctcccaacgGAAGAAATACGCGTGGGGGGTCAACTCGATTGAAGAAAGAATCTCAGGTAACCCGTGGGAatcagacctcgtgttcacggGGGCGGATCTGCAAGATGTCGTGCCGCACgataacgaccctgtggtcatttcagttgtcACGGCTGGCAGAAAGGTGTACAGggttcttgtcgaccaaggaagctctgccgatgtcatgttctggtcgacattcagcaagttgcggttgtctcccgaccttttgagaccctacacagggtgcttatatggttttgctgacaaccaggtggaagtacgTGGCTACTTGAAACTGAGGACGACATTCACGGATGGAacggcctcgcgtaccgaaagcattaGGTACTTAGTCGTGAATGCCaactcagcctacaacatcctgttgggtagGCCGGCGTTGAAcaggctgaacgcagtagcctccacgcgccacatgaaaaTGAAGCTGCCGGATCTCAGTGGCAAAGTGATCGTCATCAAGTCAGATAAGGAGGAAGCGTGa
- the LOC137817932 gene encoding uncharacterized protein: MAALSRFVSAGGEKGHPYFQCLKRNSRFAWTDECEAAFIKLKEYLATPPVLCKPVAGVPLRLYFAVTERAISSVLVQEQDQIQKPVYFVSKALQGPETRYQSLEKAALAVAVELSEFDIHYEPRGSIKGQVYADFVAELSPGGEQEVEAGSQWLLSVDGSSNQQGSGARIVLEGPNGVLIEQALRFAFKASNNQAEYEALIAGMLLAKEMGAQNLLVKSDSQLITRQVSGEFQAKNPQMAAYLRYVQLLKGAFSALELIHVPRNKMPELTCWLSWPAQARGAGRGQ; encoded by the exons ATGGCCGCATTatcaaggtttgtttctgcgggaggagagaaggggcacccctatttccagtgccttaaaagaaatagtcgctttgcatggaccgACGAATGTGAAGcggctttcatcaagttgaaggagtacttggcgacgccaccggtcctttgcaaaccagtagcaggcgtgcccctccggctatacTTCGCGGTAACGGAGCGAGCTATCagttctgtgctggtccaggagcaggaccaaatTCAAAAGCCCgtctatttcgtgagcaaggctttacaaggcccggagacgagataccagtcGCTGGAAAAGGCAGCGCTGGCAGTG gcggtggagttgtcagagtttgacatccacTATGAGCcgagaggatccatcaaagggcaggtatatgcagattttgtggcagagctctcgcccggaggcgaacaagaggtggaggcgggctcgcagtggttgctctcggtcgaCGGCTCTTCCAATCAGCAAGGAAGTGGTGCAaggatagtcttggagggacccaatggtgtgctgattgagcaagctctgcgtttcgcctttaaagcaagtaacaatcaggctgAGTACGAAGCACTGATTGCAGGGATGctcctggctaaggagatgggcgcgcagaacctcttggtgaaaagtGATTCCCAACTGATTACGAGACAAGTATCGggcgagttccaagcaaaaaacccacagatggcggcgtatttaaggtacgtccaactgctgaagggagcatttagcgCTCTTGAGCTAATACATGTCCCACGgaacaaaatgccagagctgacctgctggctaagctggccagctcaggcaaggggggcaggcagaggacagtaa